One segment of Macaca fascicularis isolate 582-1 chromosome 2, T2T-MFA8v1.1 DNA contains the following:
- the ABCC5 gene encoding ATP-binding cassette sub-family C member 5 isoform X6 → MLNPQRSRQRPSKNSDVKLRVYEPWNLHSEKMKDIDIGKEYIIPSPGYRSVRERTSTSGPHRDREDSKFRRTRPLECQDALETAARAEGLSLDVSMHSQLRILDEEHPKGKYHHGLSALKPIRTTSKHQHPVDNAGLFSCMTFSWLSSLARVAHKKGELSMEDVWSLSKHESSDVNCRRLERLWQEELNEVGPDAASLRRVVWIFCRTRLILSIVCLMITQLAGFSGPNFQDGCILRSE, encoded by the exons ATGCTCAACCCGCAGCGGAGCCGCCAGCGACCTTCGAA gaaTTCTGATGTGAAACTAAGAGTCTATGAGCCCTGGAACCTCCACTCAGAGAAGATGAAGGATATTGACATAGGAAAAGAGTATATCATCCCCAGTCCTGGGTACAGAAGTGTGAGGGAGAGAACCAGCACTTCTGGGCCGCACAGAGACCGCGAAGATTCTAAGTTCAGGAGAACTCGACCG TTGGAATGCCAAGATGCCTTGGAAACAGCCGCCCGAGCCGAGGGCCTCTCTCTGGATGTCTCCATGCATTCTCAGCTCAGAATCCTGGACGAGGAGCATCCCAAGGGAAAGTACCACCATGGCTTGAGTGCTCTGAAGCCCATCCGGACTACTTCCAA ACACCAGCACCCAGTGGACAATGCTGGGCTTTTTTCCTGTATGACTTTTTCGTGGCTTTCTTCTCTGGCCCGTGTGGCCCACAAGAAGGGGGAACTCTCAATGGAAGACGTGTGGTCTCTGTCCAAGCACGAGTCTTCTGACGTGAACTGCAGAAG ACTAGAGAGACTGTGGCAAGAAGAACTGAATGAAGTTGGGCCAGACGCTGCTTCCCTGCGAAGGGTTGTGTGGATCTTCTGCCGCACCAGGCTCATCCTGTCCATCGTGTGCCTGATGATCACGCAGCTGGCTGGCTTCAGTGGACCA AATTTTCAGGATGGCTGTATTCTGCGGTCAGAATGA
- the ABCC5 gene encoding ATP-binding cassette sub-family C member 5 isoform X7 — protein sequence MKDIDIGKEYIIPSPGYRSVRERTSTSGPHRDREDSKFRRTRPLECQDALETAARAEGLSLDVSMHSQLRILDEEHPKGKYHHGLSALKPIRTTSKHQHPVDNAGLFSCMTFSWLSSLARVAHKKGELSMEDVWSLSKHESSDVNCRRLERLWQEELNEVGPDAASLRRVVWIFCRTRLILSIVCLMITQLAGFSGPNFQDGCILRSE from the exons ATGAAGGATATTGACATAGGAAAAGAGTATATCATCCCCAGTCCTGGGTACAGAAGTGTGAGGGAGAGAACCAGCACTTCTGGGCCGCACAGAGACCGCGAAGATTCTAAGTTCAGGAGAACTCGACCG TTGGAATGCCAAGATGCCTTGGAAACAGCCGCCCGAGCCGAGGGCCTCTCTCTGGATGTCTCCATGCATTCTCAGCTCAGAATCCTGGACGAGGAGCATCCCAAGGGAAAGTACCACCATGGCTTGAGTGCTCTGAAGCCCATCCGGACTACTTCCAA ACACCAGCACCCAGTGGACAATGCTGGGCTTTTTTCCTGTATGACTTTTTCGTGGCTTTCTTCTCTGGCCCGTGTGGCCCACAAGAAGGGGGAACTCTCAATGGAAGACGTGTGGTCTCTGTCCAAGCACGAGTCTTCTGACGTGAACTGCAGAAG ACTAGAGAGACTGTGGCAAGAAGAACTGAATGAAGTTGGGCCAGACGCTGCTTCCCTGCGAAGGGTTGTGTGGATCTTCTGCCGCACCAGGCTCATCCTGTCCATCGTGTGCCTGATGATCACGCAGCTGGCTGGCTTCAGTGGACCA AATTTTCAGGATGGCTGTATTCTGCGGTCAGAATGA